The sequence GAGACGAAAGTGGTTTTTGTGAGTCCCCAAAACAGGCAACGCAACTACATCATTTGTGTCAATCAGCGCCTGCACAGAAACAGGTGTAATCGCgtaccggggagcaataaacaagAGAGTAACAAACGGTCACCTTTTGAAAGATTCTAAACcggaaagccatcagttttgtgGGCGCAACAAGCGGGAACTGGCCAAAGAAGGAAATCGACCTAGTCGGCCCGGCGGTCGAAAGAGCGAGACACcggctcaagaaaaaaaattacacgtatccccgcagtgtggcagcacatgccaagcaagagaaatgattgaaaaaggtgTGCGTTTTAAACGTACATGCAACGACATGCACATCTTTGTCTTGTGGCTGTTGTGGATGACGTAAATGTACATCTGACGCAAGCATGCACTTCGTCGTCACTCTCACGTGAGCATTGACCTTACGTTGGACCATGGGCTAccttgtacacacacacaccagtgtagttgacgtgcaTTGAACAAAAATAAATGCAACTGCCTAAAAAGACTGAGACAGCAGAGGCATGGTATTCGAAGTGTGAACACTTTATTCGATTTTCGAAAGAGCAGAGCATGCAGACAACGGAAGCCTGCTGTACAATTGGGCTCCAAAATTATTGTTTAAAAAAAGGGGCCAATCAATATGTGAAATATGTTTCACGCTACCCAAGGCAGGATCAATAACCTTTCAACCACTGGTTGTTATACATGGAGGATACAACGGAATGACTATTAAAGCCTGCTCTACTGGGCGTTTCGAGTCTCCCTGCTTTAAACTGTCTCCAATCTGTAATGCAGTTCTGAAGCCAACATGGCATGAAACGCTTAGACGTGTGCAGGGTCTTCAAggggagcgaaggttcatcgtggcgcccccctccctatcaAGTcaggggcagactttgcgcccccctcttcttaggtgactaggggaggTGGCCgccctcctgcccccccccccccctctgcgcacgtcTACGATCAAATGCCAGCTTCCAAATCCACAAGGAGCAAACATTGCGCGTCGCTGCAGTTGATGCCTGCCGATCCATTTCTGCCATGGCAGTGACAACAAAATTGTGACCTGGCTCAGCAACAATGCCAACTGATATTGGTTTCAGATGTAGCAGAACGTTAACGTTTTTTGTTTAATGCTTAAACTGCAGGCACCCCCTTTGTACAGGGGAAGTGCAAGACTTGTGAAGTGCTACTAGCACTTCACAAATGTGGCGccagacaacataaaaaaaaaaaaaaaagaagcaaagtcGTTCTGCATACTCCACTCTGTGCAAATGCTTGTTCAAAAGCTGCTTTTGGTCTTCAGGGATGCCACAcctagagggagaaagaaagaaaaaaaaaaccagcagtgGAACCAAACCGCACAGCTCCTTCAGCAAGCGCCCCACCACGCGGAACTCAGGCACCACAGGTTCAGCAAACGTGCCAGGACCGCCGCATCGCACGAGCCAAAGCTGGAACGCCAGCCGGAACTACAGCCGGGGCCGCTACACGACACGCACGCCTCAGGAAGGAAGATCCCCCAGCCTGTGGTGAGACTCAGTCAAGAACAATTGGCTCACCGTCATCTCGATCAAAACTACTTACGCcggcatttttgttttgttttctctctcacAGGCTGCAAATCAGCAACACGCCGGCACCACACCAAACAGCATGCCACAGCTCCGGCCGCAAACCGCCTCCACGAGGAGCCCGAAATCGCCCGGACCGCCAACGCCCTTTCCGACCCCCAAACCGCTCGCTCGGCCTTCTCGATCTCTTGCCTCGAACAACAGGGCTTCACTGCTCAAGCGGTACCTTTGAAATGGTCGTTCAGTTAAGACAACAGGCATTCAACAAAATAAAAAGTAGACTTCAAAGGGCCAATTATTGATAGTATGTAGTTTACCATTGGTGTGCTGTCACAAAGTATATACCAGCTTGCAGTGTTAGGTGGTAGCTTGTAGTATAAAGAATTTGCCAGTTACCAGGCCTGTTTTTAAAAACCTGTTTGCACATACTAAGAAGCTGCACAGCTGTTAATGAGATGCTAGCAATTTCAGGAAGCTTCAATTATAACCCACCATGGCCAATCAATCCACTTTCATTTCAAAAGCAATGAAAACCTAAAGATTTGCCTAAAAGATGCAAGCTTCAGCTCTTTACAATCTCAGGTGTCCAAGATATTTGCCAATTACTTAGCAAAGATAACCTTGTCGTTAAAATTTAGTAGGGAGAAGGCAAATGGCcgacggtgaaaaaaaaataaagcctggAGGTGATGAGCAAGTGGGTTGGGGGTTGCACGCAAGCTTCAGCACACGTCCCCGCACTCTGGAAACCACCGCCCGAACACAGCGCAGCCGGGAACTCGTACTTGGCAGTGTCTCCCGCCATTTCGACAGAGCCACCAACGCCTTTTACCAACGCCCTTCACACCTCAGGGCCTGCGGGCACAGACAGGGGGGCAACAACACACGGCAACAatcagccaagccaagccaaaaATGTTGCACACCACTCCCTCCTTTCCCAACACCCCTCCCCGTACAGCCATGGCCTCGCAGAAATTCGCAGCGATCCTATTGCACGCCTGACAGGACCCACTTCATCTGACATGCCTGCATGCATCTTAAAGGTTCGTGCACACCTGCAATTAGCACCGGTTGCATGACCATTTGCAACTCGAGGTGATCAATGCTCACAACGGCTAGTGCTACTTGCCCGATGCCACATCAAAGTCGTGCTAGCGCAGTTGCCATTGCCTAGCGAAATAAGCTGACATCCTGTTGCTGGCATCTGATTGATTCAGACGTTTACTGAAAAATTAAGCAGTGAGCAACTAAGCCAAAGCAATCGCTTCTCAACCACAgtggccatttgcgaccagttgcattgcgactaacttggttgcACAACTGGTGCTAGCTGCAGGTGTGAATGAGCGTTAAGGCCCAATTCAATGAGCCATCAAATGCTTCCTCACACCGTCAGCCTACGTCATGAGACAGCACTTAGTCATGAGCTGATGCTCTTGATGTTTCTGGTATCTCGTTTTTGATGAGAAAGCAGCGATAAGACGCTGTACCATGATGCATGCCGATGCCATGACGGAGCCTCTGACAGCCACGTGAATCAGCTGCAAGCCAAGCCGCATTGCTATGCTATAACTCCCTTATAGCACATGTGATGCTGGAGTCAAAACCAATTAGAACTTGTTCGTCTTTGTTCCCAGCCAGAGTGGCCACACGcgtggaaaaaaagaagaaaagaaagaagggtgAGGAACAACTATTTACACACGTGCAAAAACTAAACAACAAAATGTCGAGTAAACTACCAGAAAGTTACCTACAGGTTATACATTTAAGTTCCTGCGCTTACCGCAGGATGTTGAAATATCAAACTTGTGCCTAGTAAAAGTTATACACCAACTATTACAGGTTAGAACATTCAACGCAGTGATCAGCTGCTATAGTTAGGTGAACGCGTTACAACTGTGCCTTTCTGCACAAGGCCAAGTCGCATGAACTGGCATAAGTGAGAAAAAAACTGCAAGCCACAAGGCAACTACAATGAAACACCACCAAACTTTTGCTAAATTGTCATGGGGCCATTATTATAGCTTGCAAACATTTCCCAGTTCCACGATGCTTTTAATTTGAAAACTGTGATACAaggcaagaaaaaataaacagggaTGCTTACAGAGGGACAACAGTTGGCAGTCTGCCTACAATGAAAGAGTAGTGTCCAAATGCTCAAGTACGCACACACACGACGGGCAGGATTTTTCTCAAACAGGACACCAAAAGTAACAACAGAATCTGAATTCTCTCCACGATTATGCAAGACTCGTCACAAAACGTCTAACAAAGACGACATGGTAAGCACATTACAGAGTGCAGCCACACATCTGGCCGAAGTGATGACAAACTTTAAGCTACGGATGAACAGAAAAGCAAACCTGAAGTGCCCCCAAaactatataaaaaaagaaaataaaaaaagatcaTGCGCAGTAAAATCCTCTCACTGCAAAAGAAAAATGGAGTTCGATTTTATTTCTTGCGATTATGTAATGCCAGATGTAGACCACCATGCAAAGTTTTAAACTACTAGTAGCACGTTCTTGACAAATGAATGAGAACCACACACAGTGAGGAAGAAAAAATTCACACCTAGTACAGCTTCGATAAAGTAACAAAAAGCTTAAGCAAACAACTGAACATGTTTACCAACTTCTTTTGTTGTAGATAAGCTGATGACATGCAAATgatgacgtaaaaaaaaaaaaagcaaggaaatggAAGTAGGGGAAAAGCCCAATACATTGTTTCTTTACCCAAAAACTTGGCAAAACCAAAGCTTCTCTGAAGCAGGGCAGAGATGGAGCGGTATTTAGGATTATAATGTATTTGCAAGAAAgggcagaaagagagagacgtGCTTTCCCTCGCCCGAGGAGGCTGAGAAAACAGCGCAAGACAATCCTCACATGTCTCAGTCGGAGTCCTGCGATTTGGACCGCGAGCGGCGGTCTCGTTCGGGCGAATGCATCTCGCGATCACCGTTGGACTCTGCTGCATCCGGAGGTGGTGAACTGTGCTTGTCTCCTGGACTGCGTGACCTCGACCGCGACCTCGAATCCGCCCTGTCCTCAGCCATCTTCCGGGGGCTCTGCGATGGACTGTGGGCGTCTCCGTTGCGGGAACGGCTGCGGCTGCTGCGGTCTCGCTGGTTGCCGTCGTGGTGGCTCCGGCTGCGGCTACGACTGCGGTCCCTGGAGTTGGAGCGGCTGCGCTCCTTGGACTTGGATCGGCTCTGTCGCTGGCCGCGATCGGCGGACGTGGACCGGCTCTTGCGCTTGCTCTCGCCGCGCTCCTTGGACTTGGATCGGCTGCGATCCTTGCTGTGGCCACGCTCATCCGACTTTGAGCGGTACTCCTTGGTCTTCGATCGACTCCTTTCCTTGGACTTGGATCGGCTGCGTCCATTTGACCTGGACCGGCTGTGTCCCCTGGACTTGGAACGGCTGCGACGGCCCTTCGACTTCGAGCGGCTGCGCCGTTTGGACTTTGATCCGCCGTGTTCCTTAGATCGGCTGCGTTCTCTGGATTTCGAGCGGCTTCTGTTTCTCGACTTGGAACGGCTTCTTTTAGCCTCGCGGTTTCGTGAACGGCTTCGTTCCCTGGACTTGCTGCGACTCTTATTACGACGCTCCCTTGACCTGCTTCGGCTCCTGCGAGAACGGCTGTGGGAACGTTTACGCTCCCTTGACCGACTCCTGGACCTGTAACGAGTTTTGATGCCGAACAATGAACTATGCATCCAACTAACGTGTCCTACAAATgaatatttcctttcttttttcttctgaacAGGCAATGTTCTACCTACAGCATGCAAAGTACCAGCCATTGCAGCATAAAAGCCTGTGATCTGGAATGCACGATCCCGTTAAATGTTTCAAAAGTCACACTAAAATTGACAATAAAGTGCCCAggcccttaatttttttttaatgaaaatatATCTGGGATGCACTCTACTCATTTTCAAGCCTTTTTAAAgcgctgaaagagagagagagagagaaaaaaaaagtggtttcGGGCCCCTTTGATCAATATAAGCAAACCCGTCACAAAAGTAAAGCACCGTATAATGGTGCTCACCTGCGAGATCGGGAGCTTGATCGGCGATGCCGGGACCGGCTCCTGGAACGCCTACGGCTTCTAGACGCTGAACGGCGCCGGCTCCTGCCcgagagtaatttttttttgtttaaaattTCGACCAATGACTAAACCTTCGAGAACAGCTGTGCATCAACATCTTGACACACACTATGGCAGTACCCGTTTTTGCAAGCATTGCTCTGTTCGACTTTGCAAAGGCAAGGTGAAGCTTAACGCATGCGGGATTTGTTTTTTAATTTTCCGTTCATTTGGGATCAAAGCCTCCAACATGTCTGAATCTAAGGGATTGGCTTTTATTACTGCCCTTATGATGATAATTTTTCAAAAACGGAGTACGGTTGGAGGAACATGCAGAAACTATGATCCAATAATGAGGCATGCCAAAGGGGCGGGGAGGGAGGGAACACCAGACGAAGGCAGACCTGCAGATGTGGATTTGCAGTCCACGCAACACGTCCCTAGACTTCATGCAGGAAACTGACCTACACAATAGAGTTTTGCCACCAGGGCGCCCAAGCCCATGCGTTCTATTGTACTCTTCTTGGGGATGGCAGGCAAACAGAAGAAAGCACAGCGAGCACAAAAGAACGTAGGAATGCGAAAACAATGGCTATAGTCGGCTACAACCTCAGAAAAGACATAAGCTCTGCCCAAATCACCGCAGCACACCTGCTCTTCACATGTgcaagacagtcgtgctagctagTTTCTCCTCGAACCGCAAACACTTTTTTGAGGCTAATGTaataaatactacgcatattaaaggggccctgcaacacttttcgagcatgctcaaaaagcgctgccaatcggtagtcgaggctcccgagaacacgcgagccaaatattacagcgatgcgcacggcctggaatttacaataaattctcaaagtcagctgaaaatcgctccctcttctctcgacaaatgatgtattagtccgcaaaatatgacgcgattgtcggcagttccaccattggctgatgttataatcacgataacaccctcattattatttcattgttaattttgagttcaataagtagataatatgtatgtttatattctgttatcgcgttaaaaacaccgaacaaacattaatattagcacttccggtctcaccgacagctcatctgctcgtagttgcgtggttccgttttcttcgccatgcgcagtgccgaaaacgtgaatatttctgtgcttttgaccatcgccggttgccgttgagagtggcagccgttcgagtgttgcctcgtcagctgagaactgcatcgtcggcacgttctcacgaccgaccgaggcacgggcgcagcgtgtctccgataacaatgctgccgtccggtaatggcggcgcttcggagtcgtctgccagtgccgtcttacgaggcggtgtatcggagtatgggccgaaaccgatctcagctgtcattcgttccaaacgagcgcgcaggtttgcttccatggttggcagagcgatgaaaacactacggcgtttgaggtgcacacccaacattaccaaaccgacgcgcagttttcaagcacgcgcgatacacagtgcgatcggctccgctcgacgagaacgatgcaagccgaccggaagtggcggcacagaccacgtggttacgcccagacgtcagagggaaaaaaaatgaagaaaacaactccgccggcgctcttgggcggagcctcgctcctctgcgctgcctccctcgactcgctgcctagctttccgcgcgctcacggcgctgagttgagggagaaagctgcggaacgtgatctctataatttggtaacaccacttagacttgacggattcgaaaaatttttgcggcatatgactcgtgaagagtcatacgtcaataatgagactattccaatctaactaagaaaggtgttgcagggcccctttaagagttaAAAGGTTCGTtattactacctaaaacattatttTTGGCTACATAGTGATTCCAGAATGTCTGACGAAATTTACCGGGACGTTCAAATGTCAACCTAAAACCAGCCACACAAATGTGTGTATGTATGGGTGAGTCAACTACCTGAAATACTGCAGTAGTGCTtcacgtcacgaaaatgagtaaatGCTATTGGATagggcatttatgcaaattctctgtgggagggacagcaatggctgtgggcggagctaactttttttttttaaggttgtGACCAACTACAGGGgaccccagcactaaaactctcctAATCAGGTGTGACGTGTTTTGATACCATACGGCAAATTGAcgcagtaaaagaaaaaaatgaaatctgCTCCCTACAGCCAGTGGATTTACATTTAACTATAACAAACTGACAGAAAATTCTGGGGATGCTTAAAAATTTTATGCTCTCCTGTGTATGTAGACGAGAGGCAAGTGAAACCATTGCAACTACTATAGCGTTGAGGGTAGCGTGTCACGAAATTTCGATTGCTCTATTACAGGCGGCCATGACATGTCACACAATCTTTAAGACAcatcgcggcatcccgcggcggccacggtagctatgcagctcacgatgctcaaataagccaatggccgtgaatttgggtccATGGcatggtcatttgggtttatggcatcatttgtcgagagtagagggaacgatttctagctgactttgagaattgttAATTCCAGGCTGcattataatgtttggctcgcgtgttctcaggagcctcgactaccgatcggcagcatcttctgaccatgctgaaaaagtgctgcagggtccCGTAAGGAGAAATCGTGTTCAACCCAACTTGCCTCGGTACGAATCGTGTTAAATCTGGCCTTGAAGCTCAAAAATCTAGTATTGCCGAGAAACCGAGAGGCTACATTGAATGCAGTGTTGTAATTAC comes from Rhipicephalus sanguineus isolate Rsan-2018 chromosome 7, BIME_Rsan_1.4, whole genome shotgun sequence and encodes:
- the LOC119400130 gene encoding serine/arginine-rich splicing factor 2 isoform X1, producing the protein MNYGRAPPQIDGMTSLKVDNLTYRTTPEDLKRVFEKYGDVGDVYIPRHPYTRESRGFAFVRFYDKRDCEDAMDSLDGYILDGRELRVQMARYGRPSDPYRQSSSRNARPSRRSRSRSRSRGRRSRSRRRSASRSRRRSRSRSRHRRSSSRSRRSRSRSRERKRSHSRSRRSRSRSRERRNKSRSKSRERSRSRNREAKRSRSKSRNRSRSKSRERSRSKEHGGSKSKRRSRSKSKGRRSRSKSRGHSRSRSNGRSRSKSKERSRSKTKEYRSKSDERGHSKDRSRSKSKERGESKRKSRSTSADRGQRQSRSKSKERSRSNSRDRSRSRSRSHHDGNQRDRSSRSRSRNGDAHSPSQSPRKMAEDRADSRSRSRSRSPGDKHSSPPPDAAESNGDREMHSPERDRRSRSKSQDSD
- the LOC119400130 gene encoding serine/arginine-rich splicing factor 2 isoform X2, with product MNYGRAPPQIDGMTSLKVDNLTYRTTPEDLKRVFEKYGDVGDVYIPRHPYTRESRGFAFVRFYDKRDCEDAMDSLDGYILDGRELRVQMARYGRPSDPYRQSSSRNARPSRRSRSRSRSRGRRSRSRSRSRERKRSHSRSRRSRSRSRERRNKSRSKSRERSRSRNREAKRSRSKSRNRSRSKSRERSRSKEHGGSKSKRRSRSKSKGRRSRSKSRGHSRSRSNGRSRSKSKERSRSKTKEYRSKSDERGHSKDRSRSKSKERGESKRKSRSTSADRGQRQSRSKSKERSRSNSRDRSRSRSRSHHDGNQRDRSSRSRSRNGDAHSPSQSPRKMAEDRADSRSRSRSRSPGDKHSSPPPDAAESNGDREMHSPERDRRSRSKSQDSD